The Erwinia sorbitola nucleotide sequence CGTCGATTTGGGGCATTATCCTCGGACGAGCCTTACAGGGTTCGGGTGCTATTGCTGCGGCGGTGATGGCTCTGCTGTCCGATCTGACGCGCGAACAGAATCGTACCAAAGCGATGGCCTTTATCGGCATCAGCTTCGGTATTACCTTTGCCATTGCTATGGTGCTTGGCCCGATAATCACCAATGCCCTCGGCCTTCATGCCCTGTTCTGGATGATTGCTCTGCTGGCTTGCGGCGGGATTATTATCACTCTGCTGGTGGTGCCGTCAGCATCAAATCATGTGCTTAACCGTGAATCCGGTATTGTTAAGGGCAGTATCCGCGATGTGCTGACTAACAGCCGCCTGGTAAAGCTGAATATTGGTATTCTCTGCCTGCATATTCTGTTGATGTCGAGTTTTGTCGCTTTGCCTGGACAATTTGAGCAGGCCGGACTGCCCCCTGCTGAACACTGGAAAGTGTATCTGGTGACCATGCTGATCGCTTTTGCCAGCGTGCTGCCGTTTATTATCTATGCCGAAGTGAAACGCCGTATGAAACGGGTGTTTGTCGGCTGCGTGGCATTGATGCTGGTGGCAGAGGTGGTGCTGTGGGGTGCCGGTAATCATTTCTGGACGCTGGTAATTGGCGTGCAGCTGTTCTTTATTGGCTTCAACCTGATGGAGGCTATTCTGCCTTCACTGGTCAGCAAAGAGTCGCCTCCGGGTTATAAGGGCACGGCAATGGGGCTCTACTCCACCAGTCAGTTTATTGGCGTGGCAATTGGCGGCAGCATGGGCGGCTGGGTGTATGGCCATATTGATGCACAAAGTGTCTTTCTGGTCGGGGCATTAATCGCCGCTGCCTGGCTGCTGGTGAGTTTAAGCATGCAGGAACCGCCCTATGTCAGCAGCCTGCGCATCACGCTGGAAGACAGTAACGAAGATAAAGATATTCTGGAGCAGCGTCTGAAAGCCCAGCCGGGCGTGGCAGCAGTATTTATCGTGCCCGAAGAGCGTAGCGCCTACGTCAAAATCGACAGTAAAGTGACAAGCCGCGCGGAATTGGAAAAACTGATCGCAGCAGCGGTATAAAACTCGCTGCGCAGCCGGGGCGTTACCGGCGTAGTTAGTCTGGATTCGAACAGCGCTTTAATCCCGGAGCGCAGGCGTAGTGCGTGAGGATTTTATTCGCTGCGCTCACCCTCCGGGCAGTCCGGAGGGTGTTCAAATTGCCAGGCTATTCGTGAGCACTGTGCGAATTCAGAATGGCTGGTAAGATAGCCCGAAGTTAATCGCGGAAGTTCTTGAACTGGAACGGCTGCCCCAAATCCGCCTTACGCACTAATGCCATAGCTGCCTGCAGGTCATCCCGTGACTTACCGGTCACGCGCAGTTCATCACCCTGAATCTGCGTCTGTACTTTGATCTTGCTGTCTTTGATCTGCTTAACCAATTTTTTAGCGATATCGGATTCGATACCTTTTTTCATTTTGGCTTCAACAGTCCAGGTTTTACCGCTATGGATAATCTGCTCAGGCACGTCCAGCGCTGCACCTTCAATGCCGCGCTTCAGCAACTTCTCACGCAGAATGTCCACCAGCTGCTTCACCTGGAAGTCAGACTCGCTCAATACTTTGATGGATTCGTTTTTTTCGTTCAGTTCAAAACTCGCTTCTACACCGCGAAA carries:
- a CDS encoding MFS transporter, with the translated sequence MNDNKMTPVELRATWGLGTVFSLRMLGMFMVLPVLTTYGMALQGASEALIGLAIGIYGLAQAVFQIPFGLLSDRIGRKPLIVGGLLIFVLGSVIAAMTTSIWGIILGRALQGSGAIAAAVMALLSDLTREQNRTKAMAFIGISFGITFAIAMVLGPIITNALGLHALFWMIALLACGGIIITLLVVPSASNHVLNRESGIVKGSIRDVLTNSRLVKLNIGILCLHILLMSSFVALPGQFEQAGLPPAEHWKVYLVTMLIAFASVLPFIIYAEVKRRMKRVFVGCVALMLVAEVVLWGAGNHFWTLVIGVQLFFIGFNLMEAILPSLVSKESPPGYKGTAMGLYSTSQFIGVAIGGSMGGWVYGHIDAQSVFLVGALIAAAWLLVSLSMQEPPYVSSLRITLEDSNEDKDILEQRLKAQPGVAAVFIVPEERSAYVKIDSKVTSRAELEKLIAAAV
- a CDS encoding YajQ family cyclic di-GMP-binding protein, whose protein sequence is MPSFDIVSEIDMQEVRNAVDIANREISTRFDFRGVEASFELNEKNESIKVLSESDFQVKQLVDILREKLLKRGIEGAALDVPEQIIHSGKTWTVEAKMKKGIESDIAKKLVKQIKDSKIKVQTQIQGDELRVTGKSRDDLQAAMALVRKADLGQPFQFKNFRD